Genomic window (Wenzhouxiangella marina):
ATCACCAGCACCAGGGCATTGCTGATCATCGCGTAGCGGACAATCCAGCTTTCGTCCATGACGCCGGTCGATCCCAGGGCGCAGGCGCCCAGTGCGCCGGCGATCAGCAGGCCAGCACCCACCAGGCTGTTGAGCACCACCCGCCTTTCCTGGCTGTCCTTCTTCGGCATCGCACCGAACAGGTTCAGGCCAACCCAGGCTGCAGGCAGCGACAGCATGCCCAGCAACCAGATCAGCGCGCCTTCCGGCCGGGCGATCCAGGCCAGGGTGCCGAAGGCCAGGGCCAGGAAGACCAGCACCTGGAAGGCGATCATTCGAAGTTTCAGTGGATTCATGTTCAATTCTCCTTGGGATGCTCAGCGTCCAGACCCGCAGGGTCGGGATCGACGGCGGAATCGGCGGCAGCCTGAATTCCGAAGGCCTTGGCGAGACCCATCAGGGCCTCTTCGAGCACCGACATCTTCAGCGAGTAGGTGATCGAGGTGCCATGCTTCTCGGCCCGCACCAGATCGGCCTCCTTCAGCACCTTGAAGTGCGTCGAC
Coding sequences:
- a CDS encoding autorepressor SdpR family transcription factor, whose protein sequence is MSQVLKAISDPTRRKVLELLRRGPMTAGELAEHFEVSKPTMSTHFKVLKEADLVRAEKHGTSITYSLKMSVLEEALMGLAKAFGIQAAADSAVDPDPAGLDAEHPKEN